The Geothrix sp. genome window below encodes:
- a CDS encoding diacylglycerol kinase family protein — MKLPLLFNPASGAAPKDPDALLRPLPKDLRDRVEPLSFGPPWDFGPAIDQALHADGPLLVWGGDGTIHHAAKALVQRGCPVPLGALPGGSGNGLVRGLRTPLEPAGALRRLLEGRELRLDLPRLDGEPFLNVCGTGFEAAVAHRFDALPDRGFGTYAKACWQLWRTWQAGALSWEAELAPDPRPANRREKLRAAFRAPQSGLPEAAWSLCFANLPTYGSGLWIAPGADPTDGALQWATLARPSWFDLMAEVPVLFREGGHTPLRHEGRLRRAKLCLDRPLPWHLDGEPAPERDRAELTVEPRAFRMQVTGACPWA, encoded by the coding sequence ATGAAACTCCCCCTCCTGTTCAACCCCGCCTCTGGTGCCGCACCCAAGGATCCGGACGCGCTGCTGCGTCCCCTGCCGAAGGATCTTCGGGATCGGGTGGAACCCCTCTCGTTCGGTCCGCCCTGGGACTTCGGGCCAGCCATCGATCAGGCCCTGCACGCGGATGGCCCCCTGCTGGTGTGGGGCGGAGACGGCACGATTCACCACGCCGCGAAGGCCCTGGTGCAACGGGGCTGCCCGGTCCCCCTGGGCGCCCTCCCCGGCGGCAGCGGCAACGGCCTGGTGCGGGGGCTCCGCACCCCCCTGGAGCCCGCGGGCGCCCTGCGCCGCCTGCTGGAGGGCCGGGAACTACGGCTGGACCTGCCGCGCCTGGATGGCGAGCCCTTCCTGAATGTCTGCGGCACCGGCTTCGAGGCCGCCGTGGCCCATCGCTTCGACGCCCTGCCCGACCGGGGCTTCGGCACCTATGCCAAGGCCTGCTGGCAACTGTGGCGCACCTGGCAGGCCGGGGCCTTGAGCTGGGAGGCCGAACTGGCCCCGGATCCCCGCCCCGCCAATCGGCGGGAAAAGCTGCGGGCGGCGTTCCGCGCCCCGCAGTCCGGCCTGCCGGAGGCCGCCTGGAGCCTCTGCTTCGCCAACCTCCCCACCTACGGCAGCGGCCTCTGGATCGCACCCGGGGCCGATCCCACCGACGGCGCCCTGCAGTGGGCGACCCTGGCGCGCCCCTCCTGGTTCGACCTCATGGCGGAGGTGCCCGTGCTGTTCCGCGAGGGTGGACATACGCCCCTCCGGCACGAGGGGCGGCTGCGTCGCGCCAAGCTCTGCCTGGATCGCCCCCTGCCCTGGCACCTCGACGGTGAGCCCGCCCCCGAGCGCGACCGCGCCGAGCTCACCGTGGAGCCCCGGGCCTTCCGCATGCAGGTGACGGGGGCCTGTCCTTGGGCTTGA
- a CDS encoding RluA family pseudouridine synthase, giving the protein MTLRKWTFTADPEDAELRLDQLIAKRTELSRRAAREALKLGGVQVDRKRVKVAGKLIKPGTEVRVAFDPDLPPVPTTAIPVVFEDAWILAVDKPAGIATQGTWATDRHDLLALLKTQRPDLNLFLHHRLDQGTSGLLVLAKDPKANKGLAAAFAGRDLEKLYLARISAPLEACTVEAPIGRLRGADPGRFGCEGDLIDPKSARTDFRPATSEETAGLLPGHWIVARIHTGRTHQIRVHLAHLGRPILGDSLYGGGASDRLWLHAWRLGLQHPVTGADLRLEAPPTRFQA; this is encoded by the coding sequence ATGACGCTGCGCAAATGGACCTTCACCGCCGACCCCGAAGACGCCGAACTGCGCCTGGATCAGCTCATCGCGAAGCGCACGGAGCTGTCCCGGCGGGCGGCGCGGGAGGCCCTGAAGCTGGGCGGAGTGCAGGTGGACCGCAAGCGTGTGAAAGTGGCGGGCAAGCTCATCAAGCCCGGAACGGAAGTCCGCGTGGCCTTCGATCCCGACCTGCCCCCGGTCCCCACCACCGCCATCCCCGTGGTGTTCGAGGACGCCTGGATCCTGGCCGTGGACAAGCCCGCGGGCATCGCCACCCAGGGCACCTGGGCCACGGACCGCCACGACCTGCTGGCCCTGCTGAAGACCCAGCGGCCGGACCTGAACCTGTTCCTGCACCACCGCCTCGACCAGGGCACCTCGGGCCTGCTGGTGCTTGCCAAGGATCCGAAGGCCAACAAGGGTCTGGCCGCCGCCTTCGCGGGCCGGGACCTGGAAAAGCTCTACCTCGCCCGGATCTCCGCACCCCTGGAGGCCTGCACCGTGGAGGCCCCCATCGGTCGCCTGCGGGGGGCCGACCCCGGCCGCTTCGGCTGCGAAGGCGACCTCATCGACCCCAAATCCGCCCGCACGGATTTCCGCCCCGCCACCTCGGAGGAAACCGCCGGGCTCCTGCCCGGGCACTGGATCGTGGCGCGCATCCACACGGGCCGCACCCATCAGATCCGCGTCCACCTCGCGCACCTGGGCCGCCCCATCCTCGGTGACAGCCTCTACGGAGGTGGGGCCTCGGATCGCCTCTGGCTTCATGCCTGGCGGCTGGGGCTGCAGCATCCCGTCACCGGAGCGGACCTCCGCCTGGAGGCGCCGCCGACGCGGTTCCAGGCATGA